A window of the Chloroflexus sp. Y-396-1 genome harbors these coding sequences:
- a CDS encoding trypsin-like serine protease, giving the protein MRKLFWRGTLFALIMMWMLPSGALSRPLPPPTLSIVGGEPVQPGDYPWLVALLDASITDEAFAFCGGALIDDGGDFTTTQWVLTAAHCLVSEEGTVAPNAVEVLVGQQDLSQATAAQRKSVATIIAHPLYIEGSILANDIALLRLADPVTGITPIKIATLADAARFAVGTTAQIAGWGNRLPQTGLDFPDVAHKASVPIVDLATCNERYSGGLNESLHLCAGQYPSGGIDTCQGDSGGPLMVPDGSGGLLHAGIVSFGIGCAWPNFPGVYAKTASFADWITAQINNQPHVDVWQLQLYDPDRWYLSAAAPDEPFEYVIFVANSGPTTLSDVEVFSTVPAGATLVTGSISDGGVYDSGTSEVIWSVGSLDPGEVITLTYQVQAASDVTANIYRVEANAGSLVRGNIRGSVVTRIDQPLPLVFTSSPSFSEVGSVFPVVFTIFNAGLGVGADLVDLELVVDLPPDVEVVAIRDGGVESVGQIRWSISDLPANNTVEVAVFLRAGAVGDFARITNVELLDGETRLVYGEATQTVFVPAVRYLPIIEK; this is encoded by the coding sequence ATGCGAAAACTATTCTGGAGGGGGACTCTGTTCGCTCTGATCATGATGTGGATGCTACCGTCGGGTGCATTATCACGTCCACTCCCGCCGCCAACCCTTAGTATTGTTGGCGGTGAACCGGTGCAACCGGGTGATTATCCGTGGCTGGTGGCGTTGCTCGATGCGTCGATTACCGATGAGGCGTTTGCATTCTGTGGTGGTGCGCTTATTGACGATGGCGGTGATTTCACGACGACGCAGTGGGTACTTACGGCGGCGCATTGTTTGGTTTCAGAGGAAGGCACGGTTGCACCAAATGCAGTGGAGGTGTTAGTTGGTCAGCAAGACCTGTCGCAGGCTACCGCAGCTCAGCGAAAGAGCGTGGCAACGATCATTGCCCATCCGCTCTACATTGAAGGGTCAATTCTCGCCAACGATATTGCTTTGTTACGATTGGCCGATCCAGTGACCGGCATCACGCCAATCAAGATTGCTACTCTGGCGGACGCAGCTCGTTTTGCAGTAGGTACAACCGCCCAAATTGCCGGTTGGGGTAATCGCTTACCACAGACAGGGCTTGATTTTCCTGACGTGGCTCATAAGGCCAGCGTCCCGATTGTTGACCTAGCGACGTGTAATGAGCGCTACAGTGGTGGATTGAATGAATCGTTACACCTCTGCGCCGGTCAGTATCCATCGGGCGGGATTGATACCTGCCAGGGTGACAGCGGTGGGCCACTGATGGTTCCCGATGGCTCTGGTGGGTTGCTTCATGCCGGTATCGTTAGTTTTGGAATCGGTTGTGCCTGGCCGAACTTCCCCGGCGTGTACGCTAAAACTGCCTCGTTCGCCGATTGGATTACTGCGCAGATCAACAACCAGCCTCATGTTGATGTCTGGCAGTTGCAGTTGTATGATCCTGACCGGTGGTATCTCTCAGCAGCAGCACCGGACGAACCGTTTGAGTACGTAATCTTCGTTGCTAATAGTGGGCCAACGACGCTGAGTGATGTCGAGGTGTTCTCGACTGTTCCAGCGGGTGCTACGCTGGTAACGGGCAGTATCAGCGATGGCGGTGTTTACGATAGCGGCACCAGTGAGGTTATCTGGTCGGTTGGTAGTCTTGATCCGGGTGAGGTGATTACCCTGACCTACCAAGTCCAGGCTGCAAGCGATGTAACTGCTAATATCTATCGGGTGGAAGCCAATGCTGGTTCCCTTGTCCGCGGCAATATTCGTGGTTCTGTTGTTACCAGGATTGATCAACCGTTGCCACTGGTGTTTACCAGTTCACCGAGCTTTTCCGAAGTAGGATCGGTATTTCCAGTCGTGTTTACTATTTTCAACGCTGGGCTGGGGGTAGGTGCAGATTTGGTCGATCTTGAGTTGGTCGTCGATCTACCCCCTGACGTCGAGGTAGTTGCGATCCGCGACGGCGGTGTAGAGAGTGTCGGGCAGATCCGCTGGAGTATTAGTGATCTCCCTGCAAATAATACTGTGGAGGTGGCAGTTTTTCTGCGTGCCGGTGCGGTTGGTGATTTTGCACGGATCACGAATGTGGAGCTGCTAGATGGTGAAACAAGATTAGTCTACGGTGAAGCGACACAAACCGTTTTTGTGCCAGCAGTGCGCTATCTTCCGATTATCGAGAAGTAG
- a CDS encoding Franean1_4349 family RiPP gives MSPDFERLIGRAVLDPDFRKRLLDDPDAAAKEAGLQPAPDEMERLRKALTDPAQRKQLEDIDRQIAAPVWN, from the coding sequence ATGAGTCCTGATTTTGAACGACTGATTGGTCGGGCAGTCCTCGATCCTGACTTTCGCAAGCGGCTGCTTGACGATCCTGATGCAGCGGCGAAGGAAGCTGGTCTGCAACCCGCTCCGGATGAGATGGAGCGCCTGCGCAAAGCCCTAACCGATCCGGCACAGCGGAAACAGCTTGAAGATATTGATCGGCAGATTGCTGCGCCCGTTTGGAATTAG
- a CDS encoding PP2C family protein-serine/threonine phosphatase produces the protein MKSQDTQLLNELLKQLDAESDEIRLRSTLRMLNLIVLTLTLLALLIMLIPPFSLIDSYVIVSVSITVNILIEWLIRKEHANIGAYIFTIWTNFGMIMFLILSATQQEKSNLVMFAGTTPLFTILGGLLLGWRFAGILTITNLIIVFFVYFWFFTTTGTSRGVFEETTGLFIPVLLYSVLVWAAISFYQYYLTSSRQKLNQARTKLLQDQILRHDLEIARMLQQRLYPSAPPSIDHIQIVAYSEPARETSGDFYDFVRMPDQRWAIVVADVTGKSIAAAMVMVMARSVLRSYITSQKTPTAILKAANNALCNDGLGNQYVTVFLGILDPQTNTIQFATAGHPFPFLRRNGQIQEIGHGSLPLGTRLNTEYRETTLQLQAGDQIFLLTDGFFEVRNAQREIFGFERLKLLLNQIDPHNPRRALEQLLAAINQFCDQVERSDDMTALIIQVLPQTYAATATV, from the coding sequence ATGAAGTCACAAGACACCCAACTACTTAATGAATTACTAAAACAGCTTGATGCTGAAAGTGATGAAATACGCTTGCGTTCGACTTTGCGAATGCTCAACTTGATCGTTCTAACTCTTACCCTGCTAGCACTCCTTATTATGCTTATTCCACCATTTTCATTAATAGATTCTTATGTTATTGTATCCGTTTCAATTACAGTTAATATTCTTATTGAATGGTTGATCCGGAAAGAACATGCGAACATCGGTGCATATATTTTTACAATTTGGACAAATTTTGGTATGATTATGTTTCTGATCTTGAGCGCCACTCAACAAGAAAAATCTAATTTGGTAATGTTTGCAGGGACTACACCATTGTTTACTATCCTAGGTGGTCTGTTGTTAGGCTGGCGATTCGCAGGTATTCTTACGATAACTAATCTCATCATAGTCTTTTTTGTCTACTTTTGGTTCTTCACTACAACGGGAACATCGCGAGGTGTGTTTGAAGAAACGACTGGACTATTTATACCAGTTCTGCTCTATTCAGTGCTTGTTTGGGCGGCAATTTCATTTTACCAATATTATCTAACCTCTTCACGTCAGAAATTGAATCAAGCGCGGACAAAGCTCTTGCAAGACCAGATACTTCGCCACGATCTGGAAATCGCTCGTATGCTTCAGCAACGCCTCTACCCATCGGCTCCACCATCGATAGACCATATCCAGATCGTGGCATATTCGGAGCCGGCCCGTGAAACGAGCGGAGATTTCTACGATTTTGTGCGGATGCCCGATCAACGTTGGGCCATCGTTGTGGCCGATGTGACCGGTAAGAGTATTGCGGCAGCGATGGTCATGGTTATGGCGCGATCGGTTCTGCGCTCTTATATCACCAGCCAAAAAACGCCAACGGCGATCCTGAAGGCAGCAAATAATGCCCTTTGCAACGATGGTCTTGGTAATCAGTACGTAACCGTTTTCCTTGGTATTCTCGATCCGCAAACAAACACGATCCAGTTTGCAACCGCCGGACATCCTTTTCCGTTTCTCCGTCGGAATGGTCAGATCCAAGAGATCGGCCACGGAAGTCTACCATTAGGAACACGGCTGAATACGGAGTACCGTGAAACAACGTTGCAATTGCAAGCAGGTGATCAGATATTTCTCTTAACCGATGGCTTTTTCGAGGTACGTAACGCTCAACGTGAAATTTTTGGTTTTGAGCGTCTGAAGCTTCTTCTTAATCAGATCGATCCACATAATCCTAGACGAGCACTGGAACAACTCCTAGCGGCTATCAATCAGTTTTGTGATCAAGTTGAACGAAGTGATGATATGACTGCACTGATCATTCAGGTGCTTCCGCAAACGTATGCTGCAACTGCTACCGTCTGA
- a CDS encoding GTP-binding protein, whose protein sequence is MPTQSERTTPAVTLISGFLGSGKTTLLRRLLARADRRIGVIVNEFGALGIDGTLLAQHGASPLIELTGGCVCCVAGSDLLLALETLIDSGPLAAIAIETSGLAEPGALIRQLRAADVPLDTLVTLVSAADFDRIIAVSPLTMRQLQLADLIMVTHTDLVTPQARQHLDERLRSINRRAPIVSAVYGDIAPELIFSPRYDGSVPDLLPHQHSEFAAIDWYADLPLCRSALEQTLRQLTEQGLFRAKGIVFCTDSPWADEVHVVAGRVNSRALRIKERPVPLCRLVLIGRDSALIDARIALDACIDSDERVNQWRERLVWEH, encoded by the coding sequence ATGCCGACACAAAGTGAGCGGACAACTCCGGCTGTGACGTTGATCAGTGGATTTCTCGGTAGTGGCAAGACGACGCTGCTGCGCCGCTTGTTAGCACGTGCTGATCGTCGTATCGGTGTTATCGTCAATGAATTCGGTGCGCTGGGGATTGACGGTACGTTGTTAGCACAACATGGCGCTTCCCCATTGATCGAGCTAACGGGTGGTTGTGTGTGTTGTGTGGCAGGGAGTGATCTCTTGCTTGCGCTTGAAACGTTGATCGATAGTGGTCCGCTGGCGGCAATCGCTATTGAGACCAGCGGCCTTGCTGAACCGGGTGCACTGATCCGCCAGTTGCGAGCCGCCGATGTTCCGCTTGATACGCTGGTCACCCTCGTCTCAGCAGCCGATTTCGACCGTATTATAGCTGTTTCACCGCTAACAATGCGTCAGCTTCAACTTGCCGACCTGATCATGGTGACGCATACCGATCTGGTGACTCCTCAGGCCCGGCAACATCTCGATGAACGGCTGCGCTCAATTAATCGGCGTGCGCCAATTGTTTCAGCCGTGTATGGCGATATTGCGCCTGAATTGATTTTCAGTCCGCGCTACGATGGCTCGGTGCCGGATCTCTTACCACATCAGCACAGTGAGTTTGCTGCTATTGATTGGTACGCCGATCTACCATTGTGTCGTTCGGCGCTGGAACAGACTTTACGCCAGCTTACCGAACAAGGCTTGTTTCGCGCCAAAGGTATCGTCTTCTGTACCGATTCGCCGTGGGCTGATGAAGTGCATGTGGTTGCCGGGCGCGTGAATAGTAGGGCATTGCGTATCAAAGAGCGACCGGTCCCGCTTTGCCGATTAGTTCTCATTGGCCGCGATAGTGCCCTGATCGACGCAAGGATTGCGTTGGATGCGTGTATCGATAGTGATGAACGGGTTAACCAATGGCGCGAGCGGCTAGTGTGGGAGCACTAA
- a CDS encoding lipocalin-like domain-containing protein has translation MHSFAKWSLIIITIFLTACSSPARPVVQATIGAIEAVNAGDITGFERVVEPRPFVFPADHGPHPTFQTEWWYYTGNLTAENGRRFGFQLTFFRRALSPYLPARDSAWATNEVYMAHFAISDIDGGRFYAFERFSRAAVELAGASGDPFRVFLNDWSVEGSGPEGMTMRLRAAQDDVALDLVAVNSRPPVLQGNAGVSQKGSQVGNASAYYSLTRMVSNGTIRIGSVTYTVNGLTWMDREWGTSALEEGVIGWDWFALQLESGHDLMYYQLRAADGKPSPFVGGSLLLPNDTVIILGPGDVELEVTETWRSPRSGAVYPSGWYMRIPRYGIELKVTPALRDQELPTSVVYWEGAVEVSGRMRGRGYVELTGYADTK, from the coding sequence ATGCACTCTTTCGCAAAATGGTCGCTGATAATCATCACAATATTCCTCACCGCCTGTAGTTCACCGGCCCGACCGGTTGTACAGGCCACTATTGGCGCAATTGAGGCGGTGAACGCTGGTGACATCACCGGTTTTGAGCGTGTCGTTGAACCGCGGCCTTTCGTCTTTCCTGCCGATCACGGCCCGCATCCGACGTTTCAAACTGAGTGGTGGTACTATACCGGTAATCTGACAGCCGAAAACGGACGGCGCTTTGGTTTCCAACTGACCTTCTTCCGGCGAGCGCTCAGCCCGTACCTGCCGGCCCGTGATTCGGCATGGGCGACCAATGAAGTCTATATGGCTCACTTTGCCATCAGTGATATTGATGGAGGTCGCTTCTATGCGTTTGAGCGTTTTAGTCGAGCCGCAGTGGAGTTGGCGGGCGCCAGTGGTGATCCATTTCGGGTCTTTTTGAATGACTGGTCGGTAGAAGGCAGTGGACCTGAAGGTATGACGATGCGGCTCCGCGCTGCCCAAGATGATGTGGCCCTCGATCTGGTGGCGGTAAACAGTCGGCCGCCGGTCTTACAGGGAAATGCCGGCGTGAGTCAGAAGGGTTCGCAAGTTGGCAACGCATCGGCTTACTATTCACTTACGCGCATGGTGAGCAATGGTACCATTCGGATTGGCTCTGTGACATATACCGTGAATGGTCTAACCTGGATGGATCGCGAGTGGGGTACCAGCGCACTCGAAGAGGGTGTGATCGGTTGGGACTGGTTTGCCCTACAACTTGAGAGTGGTCACGATCTAATGTATTACCAGCTTCGGGCGGCAGATGGCAAGCCATCACCGTTTGTCGGTGGAAGTCTGCTTCTTCCCAATGATACGGTGATTATTCTTGGCCCTGGTGATGTAGAGCTGGAAGTAACCGAAACCTGGCGTAGTCCACGTAGTGGGGCAGTGTACCCCTCTGGTTGGTACATGCGCATTCCGCGTTATGGGATCGAGCTTAAGGTGACACCAGCGCTACGCGACCAGGAACTACCGACGTCTGTCGTCTACTGGGAGGGTGCAGTTGAGGTGAGTGGAAGAATGCGTGGTCGAGGGTATGTGGAATTGACCGGTTATGCCGACACAAAGTGA
- the pyrC gene encoding dihydroorotase: MTISLFAPLDMHLHLREGAMLRLVAPFSASQFAGAVIMPNLVPPVDNLDRLAAYEAEIRSAVAPYPFMPLMTLFFRAYDAATLQALRERIFAIKLYPEGVTTNSTGGVSDLQAIEPTLAVMEELGIPLLVHGESHGFVLDREIEFLPVYERWAQTFPRLRIVMEHITTAAALELLDRYPNLFATVTLHHLLITLDDVAGGLLQPHLFCKPIAKRPSDRDALLAAALSGHPKLMFGSDSAPHPIEHKEAAFCAAGVFSAPVLLPMLVELFERHHALDRLPDFVSGNACRIHGLQPPQREVRLVEDPWTVPPRYGDVVPFAAGQTLRWRVLID; this comes from the coding sequence ATGACCATTTCGCTGTTTGCTCCACTTGATATGCATCTTCATCTGCGTGAAGGAGCGATGCTCCGGCTGGTAGCGCCATTTTCTGCATCTCAGTTTGCCGGTGCGGTGATCATGCCGAATCTGGTGCCGCCAGTTGATAATCTTGATCGGCTTGCAGCATACGAGGCCGAAATACGATCTGCGGTTGCACCGTATCCGTTCATGCCACTGATGACCCTCTTTTTCCGCGCTTACGATGCCGCTACTTTGCAAGCGTTACGTGAGCGAATCTTTGCAATCAAACTCTACCCTGAGGGCGTGACCACGAATAGTACTGGTGGGGTCAGTGATTTGCAGGCAATTGAGCCGACGTTGGCTGTTATGGAAGAGTTAGGAATTCCCCTGCTTGTACACGGTGAGAGCCACGGTTTTGTGCTGGATCGTGAAATTGAATTCTTACCGGTGTATGAGCGCTGGGCACAGACCTTCCCCCGTCTACGGATTGTGATGGAACACATCACAACGGCTGCGGCGCTCGAATTACTTGACCGCTACCCGAACCTTTTTGCTACAGTAACGCTCCACCATCTCTTGATTACCCTTGATGATGTAGCCGGTGGTCTGCTCCAACCCCATCTGTTCTGTAAACCGATTGCTAAACGACCGTCAGACCGCGATGCACTTTTGGCCGCAGCTCTATCTGGTCATCCTAAATTGATGTTTGGCAGTGATTCGGCACCGCATCCGATTGAGCACAAGGAGGCGGCGTTTTGCGCTGCTGGTGTCTTTTCGGCGCCGGTGCTGTTGCCGATGCTGGTTGAACTATTTGAGCGTCATCATGCGCTTGACCGTTTGCCCGATTTTGTGAGCGGTAATGCCTGCCGTATTCATGGGTTGCAGCCACCGCAGCGCGAGGTGCGATTGGTTGAAGACCCCTGGACGGTACCACCACGGTACGGCGATGTCGTGCCGTTCGCTGCCGGTCAAACATTACGTTGGCGCGTACTGATCGACTAA
- a CDS encoding TerB family tellurite resistance protein, with product MAKYPLVMALAKVIIAAAWADGELSLDEINDLKRLLAELGQTGSQGELTADEWAELEIYLYSPVDTAERTRLVDELRDLIMTSEERQMVLHTIQRLVAADRVVTPVEREVVQAIQQALERDSQSVLHQLGRAFRIALGIRAPGPNREELLPEFLRNRIYYALHVRLGQDIDTLGIDRDELHVLTLAGGLLARIARVDDQVTPAEHDRIVTILKEWWNLDHTRATLVAEVALTESAASLDFFRLTKAFADATTVEQRERFLDALFAVALADGELSSAESAEISRITAAINLSHDRFVAARLRLPRQPGKRL from the coding sequence ATGGCAAAATATCCATTGGTCATGGCCCTGGCGAAAGTGATTATTGCAGCAGCCTGGGCCGATGGCGAACTCTCACTTGATGAGATCAATGATCTCAAACGGTTGCTGGCCGAACTTGGGCAAACTGGCAGTCAAGGTGAATTGACCGCTGATGAGTGGGCCGAGTTGGAAATCTACCTCTATTCGCCGGTTGACACGGCTGAACGTACACGCCTGGTCGATGAACTGCGTGACCTGATCATGACGTCGGAAGAACGTCAGATGGTTTTACACACGATTCAGCGGCTGGTGGCTGCGGATCGAGTAGTGACACCGGTTGAACGTGAGGTGGTGCAAGCAATTCAGCAGGCTCTAGAGCGTGATAGCCAGAGTGTGCTGCATCAGCTTGGACGGGCTTTTCGGATTGCACTCGGAATTCGTGCTCCTGGTCCGAATCGTGAGGAACTATTACCGGAATTTCTTCGTAATCGTATCTACTATGCCTTACATGTGCGATTAGGGCAGGATATCGACACACTTGGGATAGACCGCGATGAACTGCACGTCTTAACGCTAGCCGGTGGTCTCCTTGCCCGGATTGCTCGTGTTGACGATCAGGTAACTCCCGCAGAGCACGACCGTATTGTGACCATCCTCAAAGAGTGGTGGAATCTGGATCATACTCGGGCAACGCTGGTCGCTGAAGTGGCTCTGACAGAAAGCGCTGCCAGCCTTGACTTTTTCCGTCTTACAAAAGCATTTGCTGACGCGACAACCGTCGAGCAGCGTGAACGATTTCTCGACGCACTCTTTGCCGTTGCGCTTGCCGACGGCGAACTTTCTAGTGCTGAAAGTGCCGAAATTAGCCGGATTACGGCAGCAATCAATCTTTCTCATGATCGCTTTGTGGCGGCACGTCTGCGTCTGCCACGTCAGCCAGGAAAACGTCTATGA
- a CDS encoding TPM domain-containing protein, with amino-acid sequence MRIALRWWIGLLLALVFLTQVWAQGQLVIVDPARRLNQPAIRAAADPLLRRGAQVAVYVVDSGGEADFERRLIADGLARSDGAVRSTLIAIYVAVNDRYSAIWFGDEWSDALAVNDNYELIRTDKLNPGLSEGDFTRGVTSALTAIEAAIVNPPRPGGGITINTDLTPVVIGGLGLAGAAAAGVGAYQLHRRQKTRRAAERRLRDSRERIGTLIVQLGQRFNSSLEKAKFDRISYPPVAVAELEQMQEVASKAFADLKVTFDEIGEQLDREAKPSVQQVEIAATAYERLQAKAAEVASHLDALEQRRAHYEALMRQAQEDVSRAKKVLTDVSERLPQFGKELTDHAAVLGPIQSVLHRAEAALERLEATEAIQAAQEASVIGQTLMDILDRYATIRAAIPQGRRTAEALAAEGYRMEVCHGALDEARAALDRLADTLQQGTIPAATTAIAEAEAALARAQREGFDLPTIRADNERRIAALAARGPQTAKLIAAGREAFDLVDEFAESTWADIRGNGSEAEAAVARAFEHWKQARTANTMEVQEFLAARSYLDAAEQELDHAARLITAITDRLRALEEARSIAREIMAEAERSINSGLSFVAAHDPDVSPQADALLRQAAALLATAKAEAAKAKPDWLQLVRAAQEADRLADEALAGARDEVEQTNRLRERAQQIKQLATNEVQKLVHYVAVHDADLSPAVRQQLDQVRTMLQQAYTLFQQAEIYEDEARRQALAAAMNQYQSLAEAATTTYQQAYAEVQRLETLRAELNQVLQRVREKLNRITQLQHTSPMGVSSAVAGQITALQQRFHQIRLPINGEEALRTALREAQEIDAGTDNVLKTLQPPVISPQATDTIVSTLVRLGNMTGGWGHSHSWSTSSHSSEWSSRGGGGGSFGGGGGGGSFGGGGGGGGW; translated from the coding sequence ATGCGAATCGCATTGCGCTGGTGGATCGGGTTGCTGCTTGCCCTGGTATTCCTGACGCAAGTGTGGGCGCAGGGGCAGCTAGTGATCGTTGATCCCGCTAGACGTCTGAATCAGCCTGCCATTCGCGCTGCGGCTGACCCACTGCTACGCCGTGGAGCACAAGTAGCAGTGTATGTTGTTGATTCCGGTGGTGAAGCTGATTTTGAACGACGGCTCATTGCCGACGGCCTGGCTCGTAGTGATGGAGCTGTGCGATCGACGCTGATTGCCATTTACGTCGCAGTGAATGATCGCTATAGTGCGATCTGGTTCGGTGACGAATGGAGCGACGCACTGGCTGTTAACGATAACTATGAGCTGATCCGTACTGATAAACTCAACCCTGGTTTGTCAGAGGGCGATTTTACTCGCGGCGTAACAAGTGCGTTAACGGCTATTGAAGCGGCCATTGTTAATCCGCCACGTCCAGGTGGTGGGATTACCATCAATACCGATTTAACCCCCGTCGTGATCGGTGGGTTAGGTCTGGCTGGAGCTGCGGCTGCTGGTGTTGGCGCCTACCAGCTTCACCGCCGTCAAAAGACCCGCCGGGCTGCTGAGCGACGGTTGCGTGATTCCCGTGAACGGATCGGAACATTGATCGTGCAGCTCGGGCAACGGTTTAATAGTTCGCTCGAGAAGGCGAAGTTTGACCGTATTTCGTATCCACCAGTAGCGGTAGCCGAATTAGAGCAGATGCAAGAGGTGGCGAGCAAAGCGTTTGCTGACTTGAAAGTCACATTTGACGAGATCGGTGAGCAACTGGATCGTGAAGCAAAACCATCGGTACAGCAGGTAGAGATAGCAGCAACCGCTTATGAACGGCTACAGGCAAAGGCCGCAGAGGTTGCCAGTCACCTTGATGCGCTTGAACAGCGGCGTGCTCATTATGAAGCATTGATGCGTCAGGCACAGGAGGATGTCTCACGCGCAAAAAAAGTCCTGACCGACGTCTCTGAGCGCTTGCCTCAGTTTGGGAAGGAATTAACCGATCATGCAGCCGTGCTCGGGCCGATTCAGTCTGTTCTCCATCGAGCAGAAGCGGCATTAGAGCGATTAGAGGCTACTGAGGCGATCCAAGCAGCGCAAGAGGCGTCGGTAATCGGACAGACCCTGATGGACATTCTCGACCGGTATGCAACAATACGGGCCGCTATTCCTCAGGGTCGCCGCACCGCAGAGGCGCTAGCCGCCGAGGGGTATCGGATGGAAGTATGCCATGGAGCGCTTGATGAAGCGCGAGCAGCGCTGGATCGACTGGCAGATACATTACAGCAAGGTACAATACCGGCGGCCACCACTGCAATCGCAGAAGCTGAAGCAGCGCTTGCACGGGCGCAGCGCGAAGGCTTTGATCTTCCGACCATTCGGGCTGACAACGAACGTCGTATTGCAGCTCTGGCCGCACGTGGCCCGCAAACGGCGAAGTTGATTGCCGCTGGGCGCGAAGCGTTTGATCTGGTTGATGAATTTGCCGAGAGCACCTGGGCTGATATTCGTGGAAACGGTAGTGAGGCAGAGGCAGCCGTTGCACGTGCTTTTGAGCACTGGAAGCAGGCGCGAACGGCGAATACAATGGAAGTACAAGAATTTCTGGCTGCGCGCTCATATCTCGATGCTGCCGAGCAGGAACTCGATCACGCGGCACGTCTGATTACGGCGATTACCGATCGGCTTCGTGCGTTGGAAGAAGCCCGATCTATCGCCCGTGAGATCATGGCTGAGGCCGAACGGTCAATTAACAGTGGCCTGTCGTTTGTTGCAGCCCACGATCCCGATGTCAGTCCCCAGGCTGATGCTCTACTAAGGCAGGCGGCAGCTCTGCTGGCGACGGCAAAGGCCGAAGCAGCCAAAGCAAAACCCGATTGGCTGCAACTGGTTCGTGCCGCGCAAGAAGCTGATCGTCTGGCCGATGAAGCGCTGGCCGGTGCCCGTGATGAAGTTGAGCAGACCAATCGCTTACGTGAGCGTGCGCAGCAGATCAAGCAATTGGCAACCAATGAAGTGCAAAAGCTGGTGCATTACGTGGCTGTTCACGATGCCGATCTTTCCCCAGCGGTTCGCCAACAGCTTGATCAGGTGCGGACAATGCTACAACAGGCATATACGCTATTTCAGCAGGCTGAAATCTATGAAGATGAGGCACGTCGGCAGGCATTGGCGGCAGCGATGAACCAGTACCAGTCTCTGGCCGAGGCTGCAACCACGACGTACCAGCAGGCGTATGCTGAAGTACAGCGTTTAGAAACGTTACGTGCTGAACTCAATCAGGTTTTACAGCGGGTACGTGAAAAGTTGAACCGTATCACTCAACTACAACATACATCACCAATGGGGGTTTCATCTGCGGTGGCGGGGCAAATTACGGCATTGCAGCAACGGTTTCATCAAATTCGGTTACCTATCAATGGTGAAGAAGCCTTACGTACCGCCTTGCGCGAAGCGCAGGAAATTGATGCAGGAACCGACAATGTACTTAAAACACTTCAACCACCGGTTATCTCACCCCAGGCTACTGATACTATTGTCTCAACACTAGTACGGCTTGGGAATATGACCGGTGGTTGGGGGCATAGCCACTCGTGGAGCACGTCATCGCATTCGAGTGAATGGAGTAGCCGTGGCGGCGGCGGTGGCTCTTTCGGCGGCGGTGGTGGTGGTGGTTCATTTGGTGGCGGCGGCGGCGGTGGTGGTTGGTAG